In Halorussus limi, a genomic segment contains:
- the proS gene encoding proline--tRNA ligase, giving the protein MTDDEQELGITERKEYSPGEWYAEVVQKAELADYAPMGGFIVTRPRGYALWEGVQEFLDEKFKSTGAQNAYFPALIPESYLERESDIVEGFDPEVAWVTHGGHEELEERLAFRPTSESIITPFMSNWVRSHRDLPLRLNQWCSVIRWEATETKPFFRTKEFLWQEGHTAHESEDEAWDETMTRLDQYESLYEDVLAIPVLRGRKPAHDKFPGAHTTTTVEALMPDGKSVQGGTSHYLGQGFAEAYDLTYTDEDEEEAVAHTTSWGLSWRALGALIMTHSDDQGFVCPPRIAPEQVVIVPIWNEDNREEVLDYAEGVAEDLDDAGVRVELDDRDERNPGFKFNEWELKGVPVRIEIGPNEVEDDELTVVHRPDGEDTVEDRENVGETIEDHFDQVYAKLYDAAKENLEENVREAYETSQILGTIGQHGGYVKTPWCGDQACEQVIKEEIAAEIVMVPMDRDEEPIGDECGVCGDEAEETAYFAKSY; this is encoded by the coding sequence ATGACCGACGACGAGCAGGAACTCGGCATCACCGAGCGAAAGGAGTACAGTCCCGGAGAGTGGTACGCGGAGGTCGTCCAGAAGGCCGAACTCGCCGACTACGCGCCCATGGGCGGGTTCATCGTCACTCGCCCCCGCGGGTACGCCCTCTGGGAGGGCGTCCAGGAGTTCCTCGACGAGAAGTTCAAGTCGACCGGCGCGCAGAACGCCTACTTCCCCGCGCTCATCCCAGAGAGCTACCTCGAACGCGAGAGCGACATCGTGGAGGGGTTCGACCCCGAAGTCGCGTGGGTCACCCACGGCGGCCACGAGGAACTCGAAGAGCGCCTCGCGTTCCGGCCCACCAGCGAGTCCATCATCACGCCGTTCATGAGCAACTGGGTCCGGAGCCACCGCGACCTGCCCCTGCGCCTGAACCAGTGGTGTAGCGTCATCCGGTGGGAGGCCACCGAGACCAAGCCGTTCTTCCGGACCAAGGAGTTCCTCTGGCAGGAGGGCCACACCGCCCACGAGTCCGAGGACGAGGCGTGGGACGAGACGATGACCCGCCTCGACCAGTACGAGAGCCTCTACGAGGACGTGCTGGCCATCCCGGTCCTCCGGGGTCGCAAGCCCGCACACGACAAGTTCCCCGGCGCCCACACCACCACGACCGTCGAGGCGCTGATGCCCGACGGCAAGTCGGTGCAGGGCGGCACCTCCCACTACCTCGGACAGGGCTTCGCGGAGGCCTACGACCTGACCTACACCGACGAGGACGAGGAGGAAGCCGTCGCGCACACGACCTCGTGGGGCCTCTCGTGGCGCGCGCTCGGCGCGCTCATCATGACCCACTCCGACGACCAAGGCTTCGTCTGCCCGCCCAGAATCGCGCCCGAGCAGGTCGTCATCGTCCCCATCTGGAACGAGGACAACCGCGAGGAGGTCCTCGACTACGCCGAGGGCGTCGCCGAGGACTTAGACGACGCGGGCGTCCGCGTCGAACTCGACGACCGCGACGAGCGCAACCCCGGCTTCAAGTTCAACGAGTGGGAACTGAAGGGCGTCCCCGTCCGCATCGAAATCGGCCCCAACGAGGTCGAGGACGACGAGCTAACCGTGGTCCACCGCCCCGACGGCGAGGACACCGTCGAGGACCGCGAGAACGTCGGCGAGACTATCGAGGACCACTTCGACCAAGTGTACGCGAAGCTCTACGACGCCGCGAAGGAGAATCTGGAGGAGAACGTCCGCGAGGCCTACGAGACCTCCCAGATCCTGGGCACCATCGGCCAGCACGGCGGCTACGTCAAGACGCCGTGGTGTGGCGACCAAGCGTGCGAGCAGGTCATCAAGGAGGAGATAGCCGCGGAAATCGTGATGGTTCCGATGGACCGCGACGAGGAACCCATCGGCGACGAGTGCGGCGTCTGCGGCGACGAGGCAGAGGAGACGGCGTACTTCGCGAAGTCGTACTGA
- a CDS encoding 2-oxoacid:ferredoxin oxidoreductase subunit beta, whose product MSSEVRFTDFKSDKQPTWCPGCGDFGTMNGMMKALANTGNDPDNTFVVAGIGCSGKIGTYMHSYALHGVHGRALPVGTGVKLANPDLEVMVAGGDGDGYSIGAGHFIHAVRRNVDMTYVVMDNRIYGLTKGQASPTSREDFETSTTPEGPKQPPVNPLALALSAGGSFIAQSFSTDAQRHTEIVQKAIEHDGFGFVNVFSPCVTFNDVDTYDYFRDSIVDLDDEDHDPTDRDAAKEKILDADKEYQGILYQNEESVPYSELHGLDSNMADIPDGAPEGAMDLVREFY is encoded by the coding sequence ATGAGTTCAGAAGTTAGATTCACGGACTTCAAATCCGACAAGCAGCCGACGTGGTGCCCGGGTTGCGGGGACTTCGGCACGATGAACGGCATGATGAAGGCGCTGGCGAACACGGGCAACGACCCCGACAACACCTTCGTCGTGGCGGGCATCGGTTGTTCCGGCAAAATCGGTACCTACATGCACAGCTACGCGCTCCACGGCGTCCACGGCCGGGCGCTCCCCGTGGGCACGGGCGTCAAACTCGCCAACCCCGACCTCGAAGTGATGGTCGCGGGCGGTGACGGCGACGGCTACTCCATCGGCGCGGGCCACTTCATCCACGCGGTCCGCCGGAACGTGGACATGACCTACGTGGTCATGGACAACCGCATCTACGGCCTGACGAAGGGTCAAGCCTCGCCGACGTCCCGCGAGGACTTCGAGACCAGCACGACCCCCGAGGGGCCGAAACAGCCGCCGGTCAACCCCCTCGCGCTCGCCCTCTCGGCGGGCGGGAGCTTCATCGCCCAGTCGTTCTCCACGGACGCCCAGCGCCACACCGAAATCGTCCAGAAGGCCATCGAACACGACGGTTTCGGCTTCGTGAACGTCTTCTCGCCGTGCGTGACGTTCAACGACGTGGACACCTACGACTACTTCCGCGACTCCATCGTGGACCTCGACGACGAGGACCACGACCCGACCGACCGCGACGCGGCCAAAGAGAAGATTCTAGACGCCGACAAGGAGTATCAGGGCATCCTCTACCAGAACGAGGAGAGCGTTCCCTACTCGGAACTCCACGGCCTCGACTCCAACATGGCCGACATCCCGGACGGCGCGCCCGAGGGCGCGATGGACCTCGTCCGCGAGTTCTACTGA
- a CDS encoding MaoC family dehydratase: MPVATVEDAAEASLTVTEETIDAYADLTGDDNPIHRDDEYAAEALFGGRVAHGMLSAGVVSAALADLPGDIVYLSQDLTFENSVRPGQTVTARVTVEEELGDDRLRVETVAETEDERVLSGEAVVLSVPHESD, from the coding sequence ATGCCAGTCGCAACTGTCGAGGACGCCGCCGAGGCGAGTCTGACCGTCACCGAGGAGACCATCGACGCCTACGCCGACTTGACCGGCGACGACAACCCCATCCACCGCGACGACGAGTACGCCGCCGAGGCCCTCTTCGGCGGTCGAGTCGCCCACGGGATGCTGTCGGCGGGGGTCGTGAGCGCCGCGCTCGCGGACTTGCCGGGCGACATCGTCTACCTCTCGCAGGATTTGACCTTCGAGAATTCGGTCCGTCCGGGCCAGACCGTGACCGCGAGGGTGACCGTCGAGGAAGAGTTGGGCGACGATAGGCTACGGGTCGAGACGGTCGCCGAAACTGAAGACGAGCGAGTTCTCTCGGGCGAAGCGGTCGTGCTGTCGGTGCCCCACGAGAGCGACTAG
- a CDS encoding digeranylgeranylglycerophospholipid reductase, which produces MSDHFDVVIAGAGPAGAQCARDLAERGYDVVVLETEAEDEFPAQSNKSTAGTFPSMMGSFGIPDDVVMNYTDDVVLESPSEHYVRRQPGAVLEFADFKNFLVEDAREDGAEYWFDARVSKPIMDDGDIVGVRFNGDQEVYGDIVVDATGPAAPLAKDLGVTGLEREHQAIGVEYELEGIDIDADGYADLSDAMMLRLDHDLAPGGYSWIFHTGEDTAKVGLCYIQNEAHRDYAKDGMSIDGYLQYWLDNDPRFEAAERIAGKQHRGSAHIQMPDGFSTDNFMAVGDTVPTIDPLWGEGIYTCMKSGRAAAVTADRCFMSSDRDTSAERLAVYDDLWHERVAPKMRRRLLMTQLLYLVPNERYDTLIRDLNRVDADALRKANAGSVRGILKLFHTEDIPTLARFVKERLL; this is translated from the coding sequence ATGTCTGACCACTTCGACGTCGTGATCGCGGGCGCGGGACCGGCGGGCGCACAGTGCGCGCGGGACTTGGCCGAGCGCGGCTACGACGTGGTCGTCCTCGAAACCGAGGCCGAGGACGAGTTCCCCGCCCAGAGCAACAAGTCCACGGCCGGGACCTTCCCCTCGATGATGGGGTCGTTCGGCATCCCCGACGACGTGGTGATGAACTACACCGACGACGTGGTGCTGGAGTCGCCCAGCGAACACTACGTCCGCCGCCAACCCGGCGCGGTCTTGGAGTTCGCCGACTTCAAGAACTTCCTCGTGGAGGACGCCCGCGAGGACGGTGCGGAGTACTGGTTCGACGCTCGGGTGTCCAAGCCCATCATGGACGACGGCGACATCGTCGGCGTTCGGTTCAACGGCGACCAGGAGGTCTACGGCGACATCGTCGTCGACGCGACCGGTCCGGCCGCGCCGCTGGCCAAGGACCTCGGCGTGACCGGTCTCGAACGCGAACACCAGGCCATCGGCGTCGAGTACGAACTGGAGGGCATCGACATCGACGCCGACGGCTACGCCGACCTCAGCGACGCGATGATGCTGCGCCTCGACCACGACCTCGCGCCGGGGGGCTACTCGTGGATTTTCCACACGGGCGAGGACACCGCGAAGGTCGGCCTCTGCTACATCCAGAACGAGGCCCACCGCGACTACGCCAAGGACGGGATGAGCATCGACGGCTACCTCCAGTACTGGCTCGACAACGACCCCCGGTTCGAGGCCGCCGAGCGTATCGCCGGGAAACAGCACCGCGGGTCGGCCCACATCCAGATGCCCGACGGCTTCAGCACGGACAACTTCATGGCCGTCGGCGACACGGTGCCGACCATCGACCCCCTCTGGGGCGAAGGCATCTACACCTGCATGAAGTCGGGCCGGGCGGCGGCGGTCACCGCCGACCGGTGTTTCATGTCGAGCGACCGAGACACCTCCGCCGAGAGACTCGCCGTCTACGACGACCTCTGGCACGAACGGGTCGCCCCGAAGATGCGGCGGCGACTCCTGATGACCCAACTGCTCTACCTCGTGCCCAACGAGCGCTACGACACCCTCATCCGCGACCTGAACCGCGTGGACGCCGACGCGCTCCGCAAGGCCAACGCGGGGAGCGTCCGCGGCATCCTGAAACTCTTCCACACCGAGGACATCCCCACGCTGGCGCGGTTCGTCAAGGAACGACTGCTGTAG
- a CDS encoding beta-CASP ribonuclease aCPSF1, producing the protein MSKVDQQLEDLRAEITTELPSDISVSDVKYEGPELVVYTRDPKKFARNGDLIRQLASQLRKRITVRPDPDVLSRPEDAREQVLDVIPEEAGVTDLDFHADTGEVVIEAEKPGMVIGKHGSTLREITQEVGWTPEVVRTPPIESSTVSNVRNFLKQERDERRSILEKVGRQIHREEMSDDEYVRITTLGCCREVGRASFILSTPETRVLIDCGDKPGAEDEVPYLQVEEALGAGANTIDAVVLTHAHLDHSALIPLLFKYGYDGPIYTTEPTRDLMGLLQLDYLDVAAKEGRTPPYDSEMVREAIKHTIPLEYGDVTDIAPDVKLTLHNAGHILGSAVSHFHIGDGLYNVAFSGDIHYDDTRLFNGAVNDFPRVETLVLESTYGGRNDYQTDQEDSERRLKEVINDTYEKGGKVVIPAFAVGRSQEMMLVIEEAMRNGDIPEMPVHLDGMIWEATAIHTTYPEYLRDDLRDRIFHEDENPFLADQFNHIDGGEEERQDVADGDQCIILSTSGMVTGGPIMSWLEHLGGDPDNTMTFVGYQAQGTLGRRIQNGWDEIPMNRGGGRNGKLSLELDVETVDGFSGHADRQGLMNFVKTMNPRPEKVLCVHGDESSTQDLSSSLYHEFNMRTFAPKNLETFRFK; encoded by the coding sequence ATGAGTAAAGTAGACCAGCAATTAGAGGACCTGCGAGCAGAGATTACGACCGAGTTACCGAGCGACATCTCGGTATCCGACGTGAAGTACGAAGGCCCGGAACTGGTCGTGTACACGCGCGACCCCAAGAAGTTCGCCCGGAACGGCGACCTCATCCGGCAGTTGGCCAGCCAACTTCGCAAGCGCATCACCGTCCGGCCCGACCCGGACGTGCTGTCGCGGCCCGAAGACGCCCGCGAGCAAGTGCTCGACGTCATCCCCGAGGAGGCCGGCGTGACCGACCTCGACTTCCACGCCGACACCGGCGAGGTGGTCATCGAGGCCGAGAAGCCGGGGATGGTCATCGGCAAGCACGGTTCGACCCTCCGTGAGATTACCCAAGAGGTCGGCTGGACTCCGGAAGTCGTCCGGACCCCGCCCATCGAGTCCTCGACGGTCTCGAACGTCCGGAACTTCCTGAAACAGGAGCGCGACGAGCGCCGGAGCATCTTGGAGAAGGTGGGTCGCCAGATTCACCGCGAGGAGATGTCCGACGACGAGTACGTACGCATCACGACTCTCGGCTGTTGTCGGGAGGTCGGTCGGGCCTCGTTCATTCTCTCGACGCCCGAGACGCGCGTTCTCATCGACTGCGGCGACAAACCCGGCGCGGAGGACGAGGTTCCCTACCTCCAAGTCGAGGAGGCGCTGGGCGCGGGCGCCAACACCATCGACGCGGTGGTGTTGACCCACGCCCACCTCGACCACTCGGCGCTGATTCCGCTCCTGTTCAAGTACGGCTACGACGGCCCCATCTACACGACGGAACCGACCCGCGACCTGATGGGCCTGCTCCAACTCGACTACCTCGACGTGGCCGCCAAGGAAGGTCGCACGCCGCCCTACGACTCGGAGATGGTCCGGGAGGCCATCAAGCACACCATCCCGCTGGAGTACGGCGACGTGACCGACATCGCGCCCGACGTGAAACTCACCCTCCACAACGCGGGCCACATCCTCGGGTCGGCCGTCTCGCACTTCCACATCGGCGACGGCCTCTACAACGTCGCGTTCTCGGGCGACATCCACTACGACGACACCCGCCTGTTCAACGGCGCGGTCAACGACTTCCCCCGAGTCGAGACGCTCGTGCTGGAGTCGACCTACGGCGGTCGCAACGACTACCAGACCGACCAAGAGGACTCCGAGCGCAGACTCAAGGAGGTCATCAACGACACCTACGAGAAGGGCGGGAAGGTCGTCATCCCGGCCTTCGCGGTGGGTCGGTCCCAGGAGATGATGCTCGTCATCGAGGAGGCGATGCGAAACGGCGACATCCCCGAGATGCCGGTCCACCTCGACGGCATGATCTGGGAGGCGACCGCCATCCACACGACCTACCCCGAGTACCTGCGCGACGACCTCCGGGACCGCATCTTCCACGAGGACGAGAACCCCTTCCTCGCCGACCAGTTCAACCACATCGACGGCGGCGAGGAGGAACGACAGGACGTGGCCGACGGCGACCAGTGCATCATCCTCTCGACCTCCGGCATGGTCACGGGCGGCCCCATCATGTCGTGGCTCGAACACCTCGGCGGCGACCCCGACAACACGATGACGTTCGTCGGCTATCAGGCGCAGGGGACGCTGGGCCGACGCATCCAGAACGGGTGGGACGAGATTCCGATGAACCGCGGCGGCGGCCGTAACGGCAAACTCTCGCTCGAACTCGACGTGGAGACGGTCGACGGCTTCTCCGGCCACGCCGACCGGCAGGGCCTGATGAACTTCGTGAAGACGATGAACCCCCGGCCCGAGAAGGTGCTGTGCGTCCACGGCGACGAGTCCTCGACGCAGGACCTCTCGTCGTCGCTCTACCACGAGTTCAACATGCGGACGTTCGCGCCGAAGAATCTGGAGACGTTCCGGTTCAAGTGA
- a CDS encoding NUDIX hydrolase: MIAVLADYCPDCGAELTTVEFEGRERNHCSSCEQTWWRQSVPTTSVTVRDEDRVLLIQRDGGRDAGRWDLPAGHPEYDEPAREAAARELREETGFVADPEALALVGTVLSAGPRANYRSINFRIDRASTDGEVAAGSDAADARFVSVESVRAGDVDVRKLGRQRLRDSGVLE; the protein is encoded by the coding sequence ATGATAGCCGTCTTGGCCGACTACTGCCCGGACTGCGGCGCGGAACTCACGACCGTCGAATTCGAAGGCAGAGAACGGAACCACTGCTCGTCCTGCGAGCAGACGTGGTGGCGCCAGTCGGTGCCGACGACGAGCGTGACCGTCCGGGACGAGGACCGCGTGTTACTCATCCAGCGCGACGGTGGCCGAGACGCCGGTCGCTGGGACCTCCCGGCGGGACACCCCGAGTACGACGAACCCGCCCGCGAGGCGGCCGCCCGCGAACTCCGGGAGGAGACCGGATTCGTCGCGGACCCCGAGGCGCTGGCCCTCGTCGGGACGGTCCTCTCGGCGGGACCGCGGGCGAACTACCGCTCGATAAACTTCCGCATCGACCGCGCTTCGACCGACGGCGAGGTGGCGGCCGGGTCCGACGCCGCCGACGCCCGCTTCGTTTCGGTCGAGTCGGTCCGGGCCGGAGACGTGGACGTTCGGAAACTCGGCCGCCAGCGACTCCGGGACAGCGGAGTCTTAGAGTAG
- a CDS encoding FAD-dependent oxidoreductase, with the protein MDGTEVAVRSVESVGSDTIALTLETPGTFDAHPGQFVQLAATIDGEEVTRHYTLSSPNADETFETTVEVDPEGTLGPYLADLEPGDTVEIAGPFGDSYYEGEDSVVVLAGGPGVGPAVGIGERASADGATVTVVYEDDDPAHEERLSALADAGATVVVTDDVSGEDVLEVLADAQGQTFVYGFADFLDRATAALDAANVDSEDAKTENFGPAPDSDA; encoded by the coding sequence ATGGACGGAACCGAAGTCGCGGTTCGCTCGGTCGAGTCGGTCGGAAGCGACACCATCGCGCTGACGCTGGAGACGCCCGGGACGTTCGACGCCCACCCGGGCCAGTTCGTCCAGTTAGCCGCGACGATAGACGGCGAGGAGGTCACGCGCCACTACACGCTCTCGTCGCCCAATGCCGACGAGACCTTCGAGACGACAGTCGAGGTGGACCCCGAGGGAACGCTCGGCCCCTACCTCGCCGACCTCGAACCCGGCGATACCGTCGAAATCGCCGGTCCGTTCGGCGACTCGTACTACGAGGGCGAGGACAGCGTCGTCGTCCTCGCGGGCGGGCCGGGCGTGGGCCCCGCGGTCGGTATCGGAGAGCGCGCGAGCGCCGACGGAGCGACCGTCACGGTGGTCTACGAGGACGACGACCCCGCCCACGAGGAGCGTCTGAGCGCCCTCGCCGACGCGGGCGCGACGGTCGTCGTGACCGACGACGTGAGCGGCGAAGACGTACTGGAGGTCCTCGCCGACGCGCAGGGCCAGACGTTCGTCTACGGCTTCGCGGACTTCCTCGACCGGGCGACCGCCGCGCTCGACGCCGCGAACGTCGACTCCGAGGACGCCAAGACCGAGAACTTCGGTCCCGCACCCGACTCGGACGCGTAA
- a CDS encoding 2-oxoacid:acceptor oxidoreductase subunit alpha: MPDDLNWAIGGEAGDGIDSTGKIFAQALSRAGRHVFTSKDFASRIRGGYTAYKIRSSTDRVESVVDRLDILVALTERTIDENLDELHDDSVIIYDGERTEMEDIEIPGEMTGLSVPLQRLAEEAGGAIMQNIVALGAACEVTNFPIENLDSALEKKFGSKGESIVSNNKEAARKGQEFVAEEFDHEFDYDLDTTDNDYVLLNGDQAIGMGAIAAGCRFYAGYPITPATDVMEYLTGRIEQFGGEVVQAEDELSAINMALGAARAGARSMTATSGPGIDLMTETFGLVATSETPLVIADVMRSGPSTGMPTKQEQGDLNMTLYGGHGEIPRFVLAPTNVAECFQKTVEAFNLAEKYQTPVFLLADLSMAVTEQTFEPETFDMDAVEIDRGKIVDDDEVEAWTDERDRFQPHFSTADGVSPRALPGTKNAAHMSTGLEHNSLGRRTEDTDVRIEQVDKRNRKVETAKEQEDWSPREFGDSDSDNLVISWGSNEGAMREALEFLDEEDIDVRFLSVPYIFPRPDLSDDIEAADEVIVVECNESGQFADVLEHDALTRVKRVNKYNGVRFKADELAEDIKEQLQSEEVTA; the protein is encoded by the coding sequence ATGCCAGACGACCTGAACTGGGCCATCGGCGGAGAGGCCGGCGATGGGATTGACTCTACTGGGAAAATCTTCGCGCAAGCGCTTTCCCGCGCAGGACGACACGTTTTCACTTCGAAGGACTTCGCGTCCCGGATTCGCGGAGGCTACACCGCGTACAAGATTCGTAGTTCGACCGACCGCGTCGAGAGCGTCGTGGACCGCCTCGACATCCTCGTGGCGCTGACCGAGCGCACCATCGACGAGAACCTCGACGAACTCCACGACGACAGCGTCATCATCTACGACGGTGAGCGCACCGAGATGGAGGACATCGAGATTCCGGGCGAAATGACCGGGCTCTCGGTTCCCCTCCAGCGTCTCGCCGAGGAGGCGGGCGGTGCCATCATGCAGAACATCGTCGCGCTGGGCGCGGCCTGCGAAGTGACCAACTTCCCCATCGAGAACCTCGACTCCGCGCTGGAGAAGAAGTTCGGCAGCAAGGGCGAGTCCATCGTCTCCAACAACAAGGAGGCCGCCCGGAAGGGCCAGGAGTTCGTGGCCGAGGAGTTCGACCACGAGTTCGACTACGACCTCGACACCACCGACAACGACTACGTCCTCCTGAACGGCGACCAAGCCATCGGGATGGGCGCAATCGCGGCCGGTTGCCGGTTCTACGCCGGGTATCCCATCACCCCCGCGACCGACGTGATGGAGTATCTCACGGGCCGCATCGAACAGTTCGGCGGCGAAGTCGTGCAGGCCGAGGACGAACTCTCGGCCATCAACATGGCGCTGGGCGCGGCCCGCGCCGGCGCGCGCTCGATGACCGCGACCTCCGGACCGGGCATCGACCTGATGACCGAGACGTTCGGTCTCGTTGCGACCAGCGAGACGCCGCTGGTCATCGCCGACGTGATGCGCTCGGGTCCCTCCACGGGGATGCCGACCAAGCAGGAGCAGGGCGACCTCAACATGACGCTGTACGGCGGCCACGGCGAGATTCCGCGGTTCGTCCTCGCGCCGACGAACGTCGCCGAGTGTTTCCAGAAGACCGTCGAGGCGTTCAACCTCGCCGAGAAGTACCAGACGCCGGTCTTCCTGCTCGCGGACCTCTCGATGGCCGTCACCGAGCAGACCTTCGAACCGGAGACGTTCGACATGGACGCGGTCGAAATCGACCGCGGCAAAATCGTCGACGACGACGAGGTCGAGGCGTGGACCGACGAGCGCGACCGCTTCCAGCCTCACTTCTCGACGGCGGACGGCGTGAGTCCGCGCGCGCTCCCCGGCACGAAGAACGCCGCTCACATGTCTACTGGTCTCGAACACAACTCGCTCGGTCGCCGGACCGAGGACACCGACGTCCGCATCGAGCAGGTGGACAAGCGCAACCGGAAGGTCGAGACCGCCAAAGAGCAAGAGGACTGGAGTCCCCGCGAGTTCGGCGATTCGGACTCGGACAACCTCGTCATCTCGTGGGGGTCCAACGAGGGCGCGATGCGCGAGGCCCTCGAGTTCCTCGACGAGGAGGACATCGACGTGCGGTTCCTCTCGGTCCCGTACATCTTCCCGCGGCCCGACCTCAGCGACGACATCGAGGCGGCCGACGAGGTCATCGTCGTGGAGTGTAACGAGAGCGGACAGTTCGCCGACGTCCTCGAACACGACGCACTTACGCGCGTCAAGCGCGTGAACAAGTACAACGGCGTCAGGTTCAAGGCGGACGAACTGGCAGAGGACATCAAAGAGCAACTCCAGAGCGAGGAGGTTACAGCATGA
- a CDS encoding 8-oxo-dGTP diphosphatase: MQSATLCYLLRPESEEVLLIRKKRGLGEGKFVGPGGKVEDGETPSECVVREVEEEIRVTPRDPEKVGEFRFIFGDEPRMFVHVFRAEEFAGEPEPTPEADPEWFDYESVPYDEMWEDDRYWLPHLLDGETFAGEFVFDAEGDELREWAVETGVREVDAIETF; this comes from the coding sequence ATGCAGTCCGCCACGCTCTGTTACCTCCTCCGGCCCGAGAGCGAGGAGGTCCTGCTCATCCGGAAGAAGCGCGGTCTCGGCGAGGGCAAGTTCGTCGGTCCCGGCGGAAAGGTCGAGGACGGCGAGACCCCGAGCGAGTGCGTCGTGCGCGAGGTCGAAGAGGAGATTCGAGTCACGCCCCGCGACCCCGAGAAGGTCGGCGAGTTCAGATTTATCTTCGGCGACGAGCCCCGGATGTTCGTCCACGTCTTCCGCGCCGAGGAGTTCGCCGGAGAGCCAGAACCGACCCCGGAGGCCGACCCCGAGTGGTTCGACTACGAGTCGGTTCCCTACGACGAAATGTGGGAGGACGACCGCTACTGGTTACCCCACCTACTCGACGGCGAGACCTTCGCGGGCGAGTTCGTCTTCGACGCCGAGGGCGACGAACTGCGCGAGTGGGCGGTCGAGACCGGCGTGCGAGAGGTGGACGCGATTGAGACGTTCTGA
- a CDS encoding ferredoxin--NADP reductase, translating to MTDTHEVTVTSVHQMTPTVEQFVLESDGYRFDFDPGQHTHVHFPRSESPAVDEASGDEDDEVVRPYTATAMPGSERITLAVKRYPDGVASTWMHERTPGDRIEIEELGGNLYLRDLDSDVAFVSTGTGITPMIAMAKQYVREGTGRAHFFFGEKDEENVIYRETLDQLAADYPDFDVTYVLSEADEGWPGAEGHVQDHLADYLDGFGGRDFYVCGVPQMVVDTQDYLDEQGVSDDRVYVEGWEGDEVADDEES from the coding sequence ATGACCGACACCCACGAAGTCACGGTCACGTCCGTCCACCAGATGACGCCGACGGTCGAGCAGTTCGTCCTCGAATCCGACGGCTATCGGTTCGACTTCGACCCCGGCCAGCACACCCACGTCCACTTCCCCCGTTCCGAGAGTCCGGCGGTGGACGAGGCTTCGGGCGACGAAGACGACGAAGTCGTCCGGCCTTACACCGCGACGGCGATGCCCGGTTCCGAGCGAATCACGCTCGCCGTCAAGCGCTACCCCGACGGCGTCGCCTCGACGTGGATGCACGAGCGGACGCCGGGCGACCGAATCGAAATCGAAGAACTGGGCGGGAACCTCTACCTCCGGGACCTCGATTCGGACGTGGCCTTCGTTTCGACGGGGACCGGCATCACGCCGATGATAGCGATGGCCAAGCAGTACGTCCGGGAGGGGACCGGCCGCGCGCACTTCTTCTTCGGCGAGAAGGACGAGGAGAACGTCATCTACCGCGAGACGCTCGACCAACTGGCGGCCGATTACCCGGACTTCGACGTGACCTACGTCCTCTCGGAGGCCGACGAGGGGTGGCCGGGAGCGGAGGGCCACGTGCAGGACCACCTCGCCGACTATCTGGACGGCTTCGGCGGCCGGGACTTCTACGTCTGCGGCGTGCCCCAGATGGTGGTGGACACGCAGGACTACCTCGACGAGCAGGGCGTGAGCGACGACCGGGTCTACGTCGAAGGGTGGGAGGGCGACGAGGTGGCCGACGACGAGGAGAGTTAG